The Thaumasiovibrio subtropicus genome window below encodes:
- a CDS encoding glutathione S-transferase family protein, whose product MIDLYTAATPNGHKISIALEELGLEYRAHGLDLMSKEQKQTWFTNINPNGRIPAIIDRDNDDFAVFESGAILVYLAEKTGQLLPSDPKNRSKVIQWLMFQMGGVGPMMGQANVFHRYFPEKIPAAIERYQNEGRRLFEVMDSQLKDTEYLAGNAYSIADIATWPWVRIHEWSGIRIEALPNLQRWMDLIASRPACQKGIQIPPPSTLSDEERAKQIQKMVTQ is encoded by the coding sequence ATGATTGATCTTTACACGGCGGCCACCCCGAATGGCCATAAAATATCTATCGCACTTGAAGAACTCGGCTTGGAGTATCGCGCTCACGGACTCGATCTGATGAGCAAAGAGCAAAAACAGACTTGGTTTACGAACATCAACCCGAATGGCCGTATCCCCGCTATCATTGACCGCGACAACGATGATTTTGCGGTATTTGAATCAGGGGCAATTCTTGTTTATCTCGCTGAGAAAACAGGACAACTTCTACCTTCTGATCCCAAAAATCGGTCAAAGGTAATACAGTGGTTAATGTTTCAAATGGGGGGTGTCGGACCTATGATGGGACAAGCCAATGTCTTCCATCGTTATTTCCCCGAAAAAATTCCAGCCGCGATTGAACGTTACCAAAATGAAGGGCGACGTTTATTTGAAGTTATGGATAGCCAACTGAAGGACACCGAATACTTGGCTGGCAATGCTTACTCCATCGCTGACATCGCGACTTGGCCTTGGGTAAGAATCCATGAGTGGAGCGGTATACGCATCGAAGCGTTACCCAATCTTCAGCGCTGGATGGATCTCATTGCAAGCCGGCCGGCTTGCCAAAAAGGTATTCAAATACCACCCCCTTCCACCTTGTCTGACGAGGAACGCGCCAAGCAAATTCAGAAAATGGTGACGCAATAG